The Mesorhizobium sp. NBSH29 genome has a segment encoding these proteins:
- a CDS encoding pyridoxal-phosphate dependent enzyme → MNIAFDHASIRSELNALSQGYTPSPLLDLPQLAARLGIARLHAKDESQRPLGSFKSLGGTLASLRAAQRATLSNATPPSMLVCASDGNHGLAVASAGRHLGLRAIVYLHADVSAEREARIRNAGGETIRIHGTYDDCVDHARQAAQETPGALLIADTSEAVDDAVIHDIMTGYSIIAGEVRDQFAAMKCAKPTHLFIQAGVGGLAAAMAAGLEEWLEAPARVIVVEPALAACVEAGLAHGKPIRVPGTLETCATMLSCGEASAPALALLLKHAATAMAVSEDALEQAPDILRTTGGPPSTPSGCAGLAGLSEAVNTPSLRQRFGLGPNSRALLVVSEGL, encoded by the coding sequence ATGAACATCGCATTCGACCACGCTTCTATCCGCTCGGAACTGAATGCCCTCTCGCAAGGATACACCCCCTCACCGTTGCTCGATCTGCCGCAGCTTGCCGCGCGTCTGGGCATTGCCAGGCTTCATGCCAAGGATGAGAGCCAGCGGCCGCTGGGCAGCTTCAAATCTCTTGGCGGCACCCTTGCCAGCCTGCGTGCAGCACAGCGCGCCACCCTTTCAAATGCCACGCCACCCTCCATGCTTGTCTGCGCGAGCGACGGCAATCACGGGCTGGCTGTTGCATCGGCGGGACGGCATCTTGGGCTGCGGGCAATCGTCTATCTACACGCCGATGTGTCTGCCGAGCGCGAGGCGCGCATTCGCAACGCTGGTGGAGAAACCATCCGCATCCATGGCACCTATGATGATTGCGTCGATCACGCACGGCAGGCTGCGCAGGAAACTCCAGGCGCGCTTTTGATTGCTGATACGAGCGAGGCGGTTGATGACGCTGTCATCCACGACATCATGACCGGGTACAGCATTATCGCCGGCGAGGTCCGCGACCAGTTCGCCGCGATGAAATGTGCCAAACCCACGCACCTCTTCATCCAGGCTGGCGTTGGCGGGCTGGCGGCTGCCATGGCGGCTGGCCTTGAGGAATGGCTGGAGGCGCCTGCCCGTGTAATCGTGGTCGAGCCGGCACTTGCAGCCTGCGTGGAGGCCGGACTGGCACACGGCAAACCCATCCGCGTTCCCGGCACATTGGAAACATGCGCGACCATGCTGTCTTGCGGCGAGGCTAGTGCGCCGGCGCTTGCTTTGCTGCTCAAACATGCGGCAACTGCAATGGCAGTCTCCGAGGATGCGCTGGAACAGGCGCCCGATATCCTGCGTACAACCGGAGGGCCGCCCAGCACGCCTTCCGGCTGCGCAGGGCTTGCGGGGCTGTCAGAAGCCGTCAACACTCCTTCGCTTCGGCAGCGGTTTGGGCTTGGCCCAAACAGCCGTGCACTTCTGGTCGTTAGCGAAGGGCTCTGA
- a CDS encoding DUF1254 domain-containing protein, translated as MLKRLAYAIAVGLVGAGIVHITILMMLPTFSARDAWSRLATLGDLYEAERVVAGGPVMVQPADPFFLTVACRFDLHDGIAHLTADGSLPFWSASIYDRHGQNIYSFNDRTTSDNALDFVIAAPLQMIELRKNLPADLETAVFVEADIDEGIVMVRAFAPDPSIRPGVEATLDGLTCVAE; from the coding sequence ATGCTTAAACGCCTCGCCTATGCCATCGCCGTCGGCCTGGTTGGCGCCGGCATTGTTCACATCACCATCTTGATGATGCTGCCGACCTTTTCAGCGCGCGATGCGTGGTCGCGCCTGGCAACGCTTGGTGACTTGTATGAGGCAGAGCGGGTCGTCGCGGGCGGGCCGGTCATGGTTCAGCCAGCCGATCCCTTCTTCCTCACTGTCGCCTGCCGGTTTGATCTGCACGATGGCATCGCTCACCTGACCGCCGATGGCAGCCTGCCGTTCTGGTCCGCGTCCATCTACGACCGGCATGGCCAAAACATCTATTCCTTCAACGACCGCACGACGAGCGACAACGCGCTCGATTTCGTTATCGCCGCCCCACTGCAGATGATCGAGCTGCGCAAGAACCTGCCGGCTGATCTCGAAACAGCCGTGTTTGTCGAGGCTGATATCGACGAAGGCATCGTGATGGTGCGCGCTTTCGCCCCCGACCCAAGTATTCGACCGGGCGTGGAAGCCACACTCGACGGGTTAACCTGCGTCGCGGAATAA
- a CDS encoding Lrp/AsnC family transcriptional regulator, with protein MVDISKTDAFDRALLALVQRDNLTPARVLAERVGLSESAVLRRLRRLRKDGIIIADQAVIDPALAGETLSIHVLVSLERERAFDLEAFVAKIRRRPEVRQAWYVTGEVDFILHLGLRNMEAYSAFADDIFHSDVNVKGFRTIVSIREIVARQPTAI; from the coding sequence ATGGTGGATATCTCCAAAACAGATGCCTTTGATCGCGCTCTACTGGCGCTTGTCCAACGGGACAATCTGACACCTGCGCGTGTCCTGGCCGAACGTGTCGGTCTCTCGGAAAGCGCGGTCCTGCGACGCCTCAGGCGCTTGCGCAAGGACGGTATCATCATTGCAGATCAGGCGGTCATCGACCCGGCGCTGGCCGGCGAAACCCTGTCCATCCATGTTCTGGTTTCGCTGGAACGGGAACGCGCCTTCGACCTGGAGGCGTTCGTGGCCAAAATTCGCCGCCGCCCGGAAGTCAGGCAGGCGTGGTATGTGACCGGCGAGGTTGATTTCATCCTGCATCTCGGGCTGCGCAACATGGAAGCCTATTCCGCTTTCGCAGATGACATCTTTCACTCGGACGTGAACGTGAAGGGTTTTCGAACCATTGTGTCGATCCGCGAAATCGTGGCCCGCCAGCCCACGGCGATCTGA